A DNA window from Parus major isolate Abel chromosome 9, Parus_major1.1, whole genome shotgun sequence contains the following coding sequences:
- the TRA2B gene encoding transformer-2 protein homolog beta isoform X1 codes for MSDSGEQNYGERESRSASRSGSAHGSGKSGRHTPARSRSKEDSRRSRSKSRSRSESRSRSRRSSRRHYTRSRSRSRSHRRSRSRSYSRDYRRRHSHSHSPMSTRRRHIGNRANPDPNCCLGVFGLSLYTTERDLREVFSKYGPIADVSIVYDQQSRRSRGFAFVYFENVEDAKEAKERANGMELDGRRIRVDFSITKRPHTPTPGIYMGRPTYGSSRRRDYYDRGYDRGYDDRDYYSRSYRGGGGGGGGGWRAVQDRDQFYRRRSPSPYYSRGGYRSRSRSRSYSPRRY; via the exons ATGAGCGACAGCGGGGAGCAAAACTACGGCGAGCGG GAATCCCGTTCTGCTTCCAGAAGCGGAAGTGCTCATGGGTCTGGCAAGTCGGGGAGGCACACCCCTGCAAGATCTCGCTCTAAGGAGGATTCCAGGCGCTCCAGGTCAAAATCTAGATCCAGGTCTGAATCCAG GTCTAGATCAAGGAGGAGTTCCCGCAGACACTACACCAGGTCCCGCTCCCGGTCTCGCTCCCACAGGAGATCCAGAAGCAGGTCGTACAGTCGGGACTACCGGCGACGGCACAGTCACAGCCATTCCCCCATGTCTACTCGGAGGCGTCACATTGGGAACAGG GCAAATCCTGATCCAAACTGTTGTCTCGGAGTGTTTGGGCTGAGTCTGTACACTACAGAACGAGACCTGCGAGAGGTTTTCTCTAAGTATGGGCCCATTGCCGACGTTTCCATCGTGTACGATCAGCAGTCACGGCGCTCCCGAGGGTTTGCATTTGTCTACTTCGAGAACGTCGAGGATGCCAAGGAG GCAAAGGAACGTGCCAATGGAATGGAGCTGGATGGAAGAAGGATCCGGGTAGACTTTTCCATAACAAAAAGACCTCACACACCAACCCCTGGAATCTATATGGGAAGACCCACTTA TGGCAGCTCACGGCGGCGAGATTACTATGACAGAGGCTATGACAGAGGCTACGATGACCGTGATTATTACAGCAGGTCATACAG aggaggaggtggtggcggtggaggaggctggagagcTGTTCAAGACAGGGATCAGTTTTACAG GAGGAGGTCACCGTCCCCGTACTACAGCCGAGGGGGCTACAGATCCCGGTCCAGATCCCGATCCTACTCACCTC GTCGCTATTAA
- the TRA2B gene encoding transformer-2 protein homolog beta isoform X2, with translation MSDSGEQNYGERESRSASRSGSAHGSGKSGRHTPARSRSKEDSRRSRSKSRSRSESRSRSRRSSRRHYTRSRSRSRSHRRSRSRSYSRDYRRRHSHSHSPMSTRRRHIGNRANPDPNCCLGVFGLSLYTTERDLREVFSKYGPIADVSIVYDQQSRRSRGFAFVYFENVEDAKEAKERANGMELDGRRIRVDFSITKRPHTPTPGIYMGRPTYGSSRRRDYYDRGYDRGYDDRDYYSRSYRGGGGGGGGGWRAVQDRDQFYRRRSPSPYYSRGGYRSRSRSRSYSPRK, from the exons ATGAGCGACAGCGGGGAGCAAAACTACGGCGAGCGG GAATCCCGTTCTGCTTCCAGAAGCGGAAGTGCTCATGGGTCTGGCAAGTCGGGGAGGCACACCCCTGCAAGATCTCGCTCTAAGGAGGATTCCAGGCGCTCCAGGTCAAAATCTAGATCCAGGTCTGAATCCAG GTCTAGATCAAGGAGGAGTTCCCGCAGACACTACACCAGGTCCCGCTCCCGGTCTCGCTCCCACAGGAGATCCAGAAGCAGGTCGTACAGTCGGGACTACCGGCGACGGCACAGTCACAGCCATTCCCCCATGTCTACTCGGAGGCGTCACATTGGGAACAGG GCAAATCCTGATCCAAACTGTTGTCTCGGAGTGTTTGGGCTGAGTCTGTACACTACAGAACGAGACCTGCGAGAGGTTTTCTCTAAGTATGGGCCCATTGCCGACGTTTCCATCGTGTACGATCAGCAGTCACGGCGCTCCCGAGGGTTTGCATTTGTCTACTTCGAGAACGTCGAGGATGCCAAGGAG GCAAAGGAACGTGCCAATGGAATGGAGCTGGATGGAAGAAGGATCCGGGTAGACTTTTCCATAACAAAAAGACCTCACACACCAACCCCTGGAATCTATATGGGAAGACCCACTTA TGGCAGCTCACGGCGGCGAGATTACTATGACAGAGGCTATGACAGAGGCTACGATGACCGTGATTATTACAGCAGGTCATACAG aggaggaggtggtggcggtggaggaggctggagagcTGTTCAAGACAGGGATCAGTTTTACAG GAGGAGGTCACCGTCCCCGTACTACAGCCGAGGGGGCTACAGATCCCGGTCCAGATCCCGATCCTACTCACCTCGTAAGTAG